One segment of Coffea arabica cultivar ET-39 chromosome 7c, Coffea Arabica ET-39 HiFi, whole genome shotgun sequence DNA contains the following:
- the LOC113698619 gene encoding transmembrane 9 superfamily member 3-like — MVLRRWDLVVLGLLLSTVVTVVKSDASDHTYKPKDQVPLYANKVGPFQNPSETYRFFDLPFCSPAHVKEKREALGEVLNGDRLVSAPYKLEFLVDKDSELVCKKQLTKDDVAQFRKAVAKDYYFEMYYDDLPVWGFLGRVEKDGKSDPGEHKYYLFKHLHFDISYNKDHVIEIGARTERNDPNSQVDITEDKGVDVDFTYSVKWRDTDIPFEKRMDKYSHSSSLPHHLEIHWFSIINSCVTVLLLTGFLATILMRVLKNDFVKYANDEDTADDQEETGWKYIHGDVFRYPKYKSLFAAALGCGSQLFILVVFIFILAIVGVFYPYNRGALFTALVVIYALTSGIAGYTAASFYGQLEGKNWVRNLLLTGALFCGPLFLNFCFLNTVAIAYRATAALPFGTIVVIFLIWALVTSPLLVLGGIAGKNSKTEFQAPCRTTKYPREIPPLPWYRSTLPQMAMAGFLPFSAIYIELYYIFASVWGHRIYTIYSILFIVFIILLIVTAFITVALTYFQLAAEDHEWWWRSFLCGGSTGLFIYGYCLYYYYARSDMSGFMQTSFFFGYMACVCYGFFLMLGTVGFRAALFFVRHIYRSIKCE, encoded by the exons ATGGTGTTGAGGAGATGGGACCTCGTCGTTTTGGGGTTGCTGCTGTCAACGGTGGTAACAGTGGTGAAATCGGATGCTTCGGATCACACATACAAACCTAAAGATCAAGTCCCTCTTTACGCCAATAAAGTTGGCCCTTTTCAAAACCCTAG TGAAACATACCGCTTTTTTGATCTCCCATTCTGTTCACCAG CTCATGtaaaagagaaaagggaagCTCTTGGTGAAGTGTTGAATGGAGATCGTTTAGTCAGTGCTCCTTATAAGCTCGAATTTTTAGTTGACAAAGACTCAGAATTGGTTTGTAAAAAGCAGTTGACTAAGGATGATGTTGCACAATTTCGAAAGGCAGTTGCAAAAGATTACTACTTTGAAATGTACTATGATGACTTGCCTGTCTGGGGTTTCTTGGGAAGAGTTGAGAAAGATGGAAAATCAGATCCCGGCGAGCACAAGTATTACCTTTTTAAGCACCTGCATTTTGATATTTCCTACAATAAGGACCACGTGATTGAGATCGGTGCACGAACTGAGCGAAATGATCCAAATTCTCAAGTAGATATCACTGAAGATAAAGGAGTTGATGTAGACTTCACATATTCAGTGAAATGGAGAGACACAGATATTCCTTTTGAAAAGAGGATGGATAAATATTCACATTCTTCATCATTACCACATCATTTGGAAATTCATTGGTTCTCCATTATTAACTCCTGTGTGACAGTACTCCTTCTTACGGGTTTTCTTGCCACTATTTTAATGCGAGTGCTTAAGAATGACTTTGTCAA GTATGCTAATGATGAGGACACAGCTGATGACCAAGAAGAGACTGGGTGGAAATatatccatggtgatgtttttaGGTATCCAAAGTACAAATCTTTGTTTGCTGCAGCCCTTGGTTGTGGCAGCCAGTTATTCATCCT GGTGGTCTTTATCTTTATTCTTGCTATTGTTGGTGTATTTTATCCATACAACCGTGGAGCACTCTTCACTGCACTTGTTGTCATATATGCTCTTACTTCTGGAATTGCTGGCTACACAGCAGCTTCTTTCTATGGCCAACTAGAAGGGAAAAATTGG GTGAGAAATCTACTATTGACAGGGGCCCTGTTTTGCGGACCATTGTTCCTGAATTTCTGCTTTCTTAACACTGTTGCTATTGCATACAGGGCTACTGCTGCATTGCCATTTGGTACAATTGTTGTCATCTTTCTTATCTGGGCCCTTGTGACATCACCTTTGTTAGTCTTGGGTGGGATTGCTGGAAAGAATAGCAAGACAGAATTCCAAGCTCCTTGTCGTACCACAAAGTACCCCAGAGAGATTCCCCCATTGCCATGGTACCGCAGTACACTACCTCAGATGGCAATGGCAGGGTTTTTGCCTTTCAGTGCAATTTACATTGAGCTTTACTATATATTTGCAAGTGTGTGGGGTCACAGGATTTATACTATCTACAGCATCCTATTTATTGTCTTCATTATTCTTCTAATTGTCACTGCTTTCATCACTGTGGCATTGACATACTTTCAGCTTGCCGCTGAAGACCATGAATGGTGGTGGAG GTCTTTCCTCTGTGGTGGATCAACTGGATTATTCATCTATGGGTACTGCTTGTATTACTATTATGCACGTTCTGATATGTCAGGCTTCATGCAGACTTCATTCTTCTTCGGTTACATGGCTTGCGTATGCTATGGTTTCTTTCTTATGCTCGGGACCGTAGGCTTCCGTGCAGCACTGTTCTTTGTCCGTCATATATACCGCTCAATCAAGTGCGAGTAG
- the LOC113699099 gene encoding glutamate decarboxylase isoform X2, whose product MIAHLFNAPLGDGEAAVGVGTVGSSEAIMLAGLAFKRKWQNKMKELGKPYDKPNIVTGANVQVCWEKFARYFEVELKEVKLRDGYYVMDPEKAVEMVDENTICVAAILGSTLNGEFEDVKRLNELLLEKNKQTGWDTPIHVDAASGGFIAPFLYPELEWDFRLPLVKSINVSGHKYGLVYAGIGWVIWRNKQDLPDELVFHINYLGADQPTFTLNFSKGSSQVIAQYYQLIRLGHEGYQNVMENCQENAMVLKEGLEKTGKFNIVSKDTGVPLVAFSLKDNSRHNEFEVSEMLRRFGWIVPAYTMPPDAQHVTVLRVVIREDFSRTLAERLVLDIEKVLHELDILPAKVTAKLTANDENAHDVAVVKKTTREVQLEITAAWKKLVADRKRTNGVC is encoded by the exons ATGATAGCGCATCTTTTCAATGCACCTCTTGGAGATGGGGAGGCTGCTGTTGGAGTGGGAACAGTAGGGTCATCAGAAGCCATCATGCTTGCAGGCTTAGCATTCAAGAGAAAGTGGCAGAACAAGATGAAAGAACTAGGCAAACCTTATGACAAGCCTAACATTGTCACTGGTGCCAATGTCCAG GTATGCTGGGAGAAATTTGCAAGATACTTTGAAGTTGAGCTGAAGGAGGTGAAATTGAGAGACGGATACTATGTGATGGACCCTGAGAAAGCAGTGGAGATGGTGGATGAGAACACCATCTGTGTTGCTGCTATCTTAGGTTCCACACTTAACGGGGAGTTCGAGGATGTCAAACGTTTGAATGAGCTCTTGCTAGAGAAGAATAAACAAACAGG ATGGGATACACCAATTCATGTGGATGCAGCAAGCGGTGGCTTTATTGCACCATTCCTTTACCCAGAACTTGAGTGGGATTTCAGGCTGCCACTAGTGAAGAGCATCAATGTTAGCGGCCACAAGTATGGACTTGTATATGCTGGAATTGGTTGGGTCATCTGGAGGAACAAGCAGGACCTGCCTGATGAGCTTGTCTTCCATATTAACTATCTTGGTGCTGATCAGCCCACTTTCACTCTCAATTTCTCTAAag GTTCTAGTCAAGTCATTGCCCAATATTATCAGCTCATTCGGCTAGGTCATGAG GGTTACCAGAACGTAATGGAGAATTGTCAAGAAAATGCAATGGTACTGAAAGAGGGATTGGAGAAGACAGGAAAATTCAACATCGTATCAAAAGATACGGGAGTTCCATTGGTAGCATTCTCTCTCAAAGACAACAGCCGTCACAATGAGTTCGAGGTTTCAGAGATGCTGCGCCGCTTTGGATGGATTGTGCCGGCTTACACCATGCCGCCCGATGCTCAGCATGTAACAGTTCTGCGCGTCGTGATACGAGAAGACTTTTCAAGGACGTTGGCCGAGCGCCTTGTCTTGGACATCGAAAAGGTCTTGCACGAACTTGATATTCTCCCTGCCAAAGTCACAGCCAAGTTGACAGCCAACGACGAGAATGCTCATGATGTGGCCGTTGTTAAGAAAACTACTCGCGAGGTGCAGTTGGAAATCACTGCAGCCTGGAAAAAGTTGGTCGCGGACAGGAAGAGGACCAATGGCGTTTGCTGA
- the LOC113698109 gene encoding universal stress protein PHOS34-like — MGKARTVGAGMDYSQTSKLALKWAADNLVEEGDSLIIIHGVSPKVETTNKQLFEDTGSPLIPLAEFREINVSKHYGLNPDPEVLDLLDMVAKTKGVKVVAKVYWGDAREKLCEAVDHLKLDSLVVGSRGLGAIKRVLLGSVSNYVVQNALCPVTVVKGPPK; from the exons ATGGGAAAGGCACGCACAGTGGGAGCTGGGATGGACTACTCTCAGACCAGCAAACTAGCTCTCAAATGGGCTGCTGATAATTTGGTCGAAGAAGGGGATAGTCTCATCATCATCCACGGGGTTTCACCCAAAGTCGAGACTACCAATAAGCAGCTCTTTGAAGACACCGGATCAC CATTGATACCTCTTGCGGAATTTAGAGAAATCAACGTGTCTAAGCATTATGGACTTAATCCTGATCCTGAGGTTCTTGACTTGCTTGACATGGTAGCCAAGACCAAAGGG GTGAAGGTGGTGGCCAAGGTGTACTGGGGGGATGCAAGGGAGAAGCTGTGTGAGGCAGTGGATCATCTTAAACTTGATTCCCTGGTTGTTGGAAGTCGAGGTTTAGGAGCCATCAAGAG GGTGTTGCTTGGAAGTGTCAGCAACTACGTGGTGCAAAATGCACTGTGTCCAGTCACTGTTGTGAAAGGGCCACCCAAGTAA
- the LOC113699099 gene encoding glutamate decarboxylase isoform X1: protein MVISKTASQSDVSVHSTFASRYVRASLPRFKMPENSIPKEAAYQIINDELMLDGNPRLNLASFVTTWMEPECDKLIMAAINKNYVDMDEYPVTTELQNRCVNMIAHLFNAPLGDGEAAVGVGTVGSSEAIMLAGLAFKRKWQNKMKELGKPYDKPNIVTGANVQVCWEKFARYFEVELKEVKLRDGYYVMDPEKAVEMVDENTICVAAILGSTLNGEFEDVKRLNELLLEKNKQTGWDTPIHVDAASGGFIAPFLYPELEWDFRLPLVKSINVSGHKYGLVYAGIGWVIWRNKQDLPDELVFHINYLGADQPTFTLNFSKGSSQVIAQYYQLIRLGHEGYQNVMENCQENAMVLKEGLEKTGKFNIVSKDTGVPLVAFSLKDNSRHNEFEVSEMLRRFGWIVPAYTMPPDAQHVTVLRVVIREDFSRTLAERLVLDIEKVLHELDILPAKVTAKLTANDENAHDVAVVKKTTREVQLEITAAWKKLVADRKRTNGVC, encoded by the exons ATGGTTATCTCCAAGACTGCATCCCAATCGGACGTCTCCGTCCACTCCACCTTCGCCTCTCGCTATGTTCGAGCTTCTCTTCCCCG GTTTAAGATGCCGGAGAATTCGATTCCAAAAGAAGCAGCTTATCAGATCATCAACGACGAGCTAATGTTGGATGGAAACCCGAGGTTGAATCTGGCATCCTTCGTGACCACATGGATGGAGCCAGAATGCGATAAGCTCATCATGGCTGCCATTAACAAGAACTACGTCGACATGGATGAGTACCCAGTCACCACTGAGCTCCAG AACCGATGTGTGAACATGATAGCGCATCTTTTCAATGCACCTCTTGGAGATGGGGAGGCTGCTGTTGGAGTGGGAACAGTAGGGTCATCAGAAGCCATCATGCTTGCAGGCTTAGCATTCAAGAGAAAGTGGCAGAACAAGATGAAAGAACTAGGCAAACCTTATGACAAGCCTAACATTGTCACTGGTGCCAATGTCCAG GTATGCTGGGAGAAATTTGCAAGATACTTTGAAGTTGAGCTGAAGGAGGTGAAATTGAGAGACGGATACTATGTGATGGACCCTGAGAAAGCAGTGGAGATGGTGGATGAGAACACCATCTGTGTTGCTGCTATCTTAGGTTCCACACTTAACGGGGAGTTCGAGGATGTCAAACGTTTGAATGAGCTCTTGCTAGAGAAGAATAAACAAACAGG ATGGGATACACCAATTCATGTGGATGCAGCAAGCGGTGGCTTTATTGCACCATTCCTTTACCCAGAACTTGAGTGGGATTTCAGGCTGCCACTAGTGAAGAGCATCAATGTTAGCGGCCACAAGTATGGACTTGTATATGCTGGAATTGGTTGGGTCATCTGGAGGAACAAGCAGGACCTGCCTGATGAGCTTGTCTTCCATATTAACTATCTTGGTGCTGATCAGCCCACTTTCACTCTCAATTTCTCTAAag GTTCTAGTCAAGTCATTGCCCAATATTATCAGCTCATTCGGCTAGGTCATGAG GGTTACCAGAACGTAATGGAGAATTGTCAAGAAAATGCAATGGTACTGAAAGAGGGATTGGAGAAGACAGGAAAATTCAACATCGTATCAAAAGATACGGGAGTTCCATTGGTAGCATTCTCTCTCAAAGACAACAGCCGTCACAATGAGTTCGAGGTTTCAGAGATGCTGCGCCGCTTTGGATGGATTGTGCCGGCTTACACCATGCCGCCCGATGCTCAGCATGTAACAGTTCTGCGCGTCGTGATACGAGAAGACTTTTCAAGGACGTTGGCCGAGCGCCTTGTCTTGGACATCGAAAAGGTCTTGCACGAACTTGATATTCTCCCTGCCAAAGTCACAGCCAAGTTGACAGCCAACGACGAGAATGCTCATGATGTGGCCGTTGTTAAGAAAACTACTCGCGAGGTGCAGTTGGAAATCACTGCAGCCTGGAAAAAGTTGGTCGCGGACAGGAAGAGGACCAATGGCGTTTGCTGA